The following coding sequences are from one Schizosaccharomyces osmophilus chromosome 1, complete sequence window:
- the arg4 gene encoding arginine specific carbamoyl-phosphate synthase Arg4: protein MAFWTTSVCRSIPGISKNIFGNGRCLGSFSTIGKGIVSKVTTQKRLISVSAIARNELNKEKNVPDASAYLRSGHVKAIQHEKVNKVIVVGSGGISIGQAGEFDYSGAQAIKALRESSVHTILINPNIATIQSSHELADEIYFLPVTADYLSHIIEREHPDGILLTFGGQTALNVGVQLDDMGVFDRNNVKVLGTPISTLKTSEDRDLFSKALHEIDIPIAESTAVDSVDQALQAASKVGYPVIVRSAYSLGGLGSGFANNKEELQSLAAKSLSMTPQILVEKSLKGWKEVEYEVVRDAANNCITVCNMENFDPLGIHTGDSMVVAPSQTLSDEEYHMLRSAAIKIIRHLGVVGECNVQYALSPDSLEYRVIEVNARLSRSSALASKATGYPLAYTAAKIALGHTLPDLTNAVTKTTTANFEPSLDYVVTKIPRWDLRKFQHVNREIGSSMKSVGEVMAVGRTFEESLQKALRQVDPSFLGFMAMPFKDLDHALSVPTDLRFFAVVEAMLNQNYSTDRIHELTKIDKWFLGKLENMAEVYKELQEIGSLYGLNKEVLTRAKKHGFSDYQISKLVGATELEVRARRKRYDIHPWVKKIDTLAAEFPADTNYLYTTYNGSSHDVDFNEHGTMVLGSGVYRIGSSVEFDWCGVSCARTLRGLGRSTIMVNYNPETVSTDFDECERLYFEELSYERVMDIYEMENSNGVVVSVGGQLPQNIALRLQETGANVYGTDPKMIDSAEDRHKFAQILDKVGVDQPAWKELTSVEEASVFANTVGYPVLVRPSYVLSGAAMSVIRDESSLKNKLENAAAVSPDHPVVITKFIEGARELDVDAVASKGQLLVHAVSEHVENAGVHSGDATIALPPYSLSTDIMDRCKEIAKKVASAFHITGPYNMQIILADNAETGISDLKVIECNLRASRSFPFVSKALGVNFIDVATRAIVGQNVPAPCDLMAIPRDYVCIKVPQFSWTRLAGADPFLGVEMSSTGEVACFGKDVREAYWAALQSVQNFKIPLPGQGILVGGDRPELKEVATDLQKLGYKLYTADKEVSKELNPTETEVIEFPVDDKRALRAVFEKYNVSCVFNLASARGKDIYDKDYVMRRNAVDFNVTLINDPNCAKLFVDSLKQKLPEATSERKAIPSEVKRWSDWIGSHDL, encoded by the coding sequence ATGGCATTTTGGACGACATCAGTGTGTCGTTCCATTCCTGgtatttccaaaaatatatttGGAAATGGTCGATGCTTAGGCTCATTCTCTACAATTGGTAAAGGAATTGTTTCTAAAGTTACAACTCAAAAACGTCTTATTAGCGTTTCGGCGATAGCCCGCAATGAACtcaataaagaaaagaacgtGCCTGATGCCAGTGCTTACCTTCGCTCTGGTCATGTGAAAGCTATTCAAcatgaaaaagtaaacaaagttaTTGTCGTTGGCTCAGGTGGTATCTCCATCGGTCAAGCTGGTGAATTCGACTACTCTGGTGCTCAGGCCATCAAGGCTCTTCGTGAAAGCTCTGTTCACACTATCTTGATTAATCCTAACATTGCTACTATTCAATCCTCTCATGAACTGGCTGATGAAATCTACTTCTTACCTGTTACTGCTGACTACCTCTCGCATATTATTGAACGTGAACATCCTGACGGTATCTTGCTGACTTTCGGTGGACAAACCGCTTTGAACGTGGGTGTTCAATTGGATGACATGGGTGTTTTTGATCGTAACAATGTCAAGGTCTTGGGTACTCCTATCTCAACATTGAAAACCTCGGAAGATCGTGACCTCTTCTCTAAAGCATTGCATGAAATTGATATTCCCATTGCAGAATCTACAGCAGTCGATTCTGTCGATCAAGCTCTTCAAGCTGCTTCTAAGGTTGGGTACCCTGTCATTGTTCGTTCCGCCTACTCTCTTGGTGGTCTTGGTTCTGGTTTTGCCAATAACAAAGAGGAATTGCAATCTTTGGCTGCCAAATCTCTTTCCATGACTCCTCAAATTCTTGTTGAAAAGTCTTTGAAGGGCTGGAAAGAAGTTGAGTACGAAGTTGTTCGTGATGCAGCCAACAACTGTATTACTGTTTGCAACATGGAAAACTTTGACCCTCTTGGTATCCACACTGGTGATTCCATGGTTGTTGCTCCTTCTCAAACTCTCTCCGATGAAGAGTATCACATGCTTCGTTCTGCTGCTATCAAGATCATTCGTCACTTGGGTGTTGTTGGCGAGTGCAATGTTCAGTATGCCTTAAGTCCTGACAGCTTGGAGTATCGTGTCATTGAAGTTAATGCTCGTCTCTCCCGTTCTTCTGCTTTGGCTTCTAAGGCTACCGGATACCCCTTAGCCTATACAGCCGCCAAGATTGCTTTAGGTCACACTCTTCCCGATTTAACCAATGCCGTTACCAAGACTACTACTGCAAACTTTGAACCTTCTTTGGATTACGTTGTCACCAAGATCCCTCGTTGGGATTTGCGCAAATTCCAACACGTTAACCGTGAAATCGGTTCTTCCATGAAGAGTGTCGGTGAAGTCATGGCTGTTGGTCGTACCTTTGAAGAATCTCTTCAAAAAGCCTTGCGTCAAGTCGATCCCTCATTTTTGGGTTTCATGGCCATGCCCTTTAAGGATTTGGACCATGCTCTTTCTGTTCCCACTGATCTTCGCTTCTTTGCTGTTGTTGAAGCCATGCTTAATCAAAACTATTCCACTGATAGAATTCACGAGTTGACCAAGATTGACAAGTGGTTCTTGGGTAAACTTGAAAATATGGCTGAAGTGTACAAGGAGCTTCAAGAAATTGGTTCTTTATACGGATTGAATAAAGAAGTTTTAACTCGCGCTAAAAAGCACGGATTCTCTGATTACCAGATTTCCAAGCTCGTTGGTGCTACTGAATTGGAAGTTCGTGCTCGTAGAAAGCGTTATGACATTCATCCTTGGGTTAAGAAGATTGATACCTTGGCTGCTGAGTTCCCTGCCGACACCAACTACTTGTACACTACTTACAATGGATCTTCTCACGACGTTGATTTCAATGAGCACGGTACCATGGTTCTTGGATCCGGTGTCTATCGTATTGGTTCCAGTGTCGAATTCGATTGGTGTGGTGTCTCCTGTGCTCGTACCTTGAGAGGACTTGGACGTAGCACTATCATGGTTAACTACAACCCTGAGACTGTCTCTACCGATTTTGATGAATGTGAACGTTTGTACTTTGAAGAACTTTCCTATGAACGTGTTATGGATATTTACGAAATGGAAAACTCCAACGGTGTCGTTGTTAGCGTAGGTGGTCAACTTCCTCAAAATATTGCTTTGAGATTACAAGAGACCGGTGCTAATGTATATGGTACCGATCCTAAGATGATTGATTCTGCTGAAGATCGTCACAAGTTTGCTCAAATCCTTGACAAGGTTGGTGTTGATCAACCTGCTTGGAAAGAATTGACTTCCGTTGAAGAAGCTAGCGTGTTTGCCAACACTGTTGGATATCCTGTTCTTGTACGTCCTTCCTATGTTTTGTCTGGTGCTGCCATGAGTGTTATTCGTGATGAATCcagtttaaaaaacaaattggaGAATGCAGCTGCTGTTTCTCCCGATCATCCTGTTGTTATCACGAAGTTCATTGAAGGGGCTCGTGAACTCGACGTTGATGCTGTTGCTTCAAAGGGTCAGTTATTGGTTCATGCCGTCTCTGAACATGTCGAGAATGCTGGTGTTCATTCCGGTGATGCCACAATTGCTCTTCCTCCTTACTCTTTGAGCACGGATATTATGGATCGCTGCAAGGAAATTGCCAAGAAGGTTGCCAGTGCTTTCCACATTACTGGTCCTTACAACATGCAAATCATTTTGGCTGACAACGCTGAGACTGGCATTAGTGACTTGAAGGTTATTGAGTGTAACCTTCGTGCTTCCAGATCTTTCCCTTTCGTTTCAAAGGCTCTTGGTGTTAACTTCATTGACGTTGCTACCCGCGCCATTGTTGGACAAAATGTTCCTGCACCTTGTGACTTGATGGCTATCCCTCGTGATTATGTATGCATCAAGGTTCCTCAATTCTCTTGGACTCGTTTGGCTGGTGCTGATCCATTCCTTGGAGTGGAAATGAGCTCCACTGGTGAAGTCGCCTGCTTTGGCAAAGATGTTAGAGAAGCTTATTGGGCCGCTCTTCAATCTgttcaaaatttcaaaattccTCTTCCTGGCCAAGGTATTTTAGTGGGAGGTGACCGTCCTGAATTAAAGGAAGTCGCTACTGATTTGCAAAAACTTGGTTACAAGCTTTACACTGCTGATAAGGAAGTTTCTAAGGAATTGAACCCCACAGAAACGGAAGTGATCGAGTTCCCTGTTGATGACAAGCGTGCTCTTCGTGCTGTCTTTGAGAAGTATAACGTTTCTTGTGTCTTCAATTTGGCTTCTGCTCGTGGTAAAGATATTTATGATAAAGACTATGTTATGCGCAGAAATGCCGTGGACTTTAACGTGACACTTATTAACGATCCTAACTGTGCCAAGTTGTTTGTCGACTCTCTTAAACAGAAGCTGCCAGAGGCTACTTCTGAACGAAAGGCCATACCTTCTGAAGTGAAGAGATGGAGTGATTGGATTGGTAGCCATGATCTCTAG
- the erg10 gene encoding acetyl-CoA C-acetyltransferase Erg10, which produces MVNTDVYIVSAVRTPMGSFGGSLASVPATKLGSVAIKAALEKGKIQPSDIQEVFMGNVLSANLGQNPARQCALGAGLNVDTVCTTVNKVCASGMKAAILGTQAIMTGNADIVVVGGAESMSNVPYYATKNRFGSKFGNVELVDGLLRDGLSDAYDGLPMGNAAELCAEEYKVDRAAQDEFAISSYKRAQAAQASSAFDNEIVPVEVFGGRGKPNKVISEDEEPKNLNEDKLKSTRPVFKADGTVTAANASSLNDGASAMVLVSGTKLKELGLKPIAKVLGWGEAAQNSDRFTTSPSLAIPKALKHANVESSQVEYYEINEAFSVVGVANTKILSLNPEHVNIFGGGVSLGHPLGSSGSRIIVTLSNVLAQKNAKIGVAAVCNGGGGASSFVIERV; this is translated from the exons ATGGTGAACAC CGACGTATACATTGTTTCTGCAGTTCGTACCCCTATGGGTAGTTTTGGCGGTAGCCTTGCTTCTGTTCCAGCTACAAAATTGGGATCAGTTGCCATCAAGG CTGCTCTTGAAAAGGGGAAGATTCAACCCTCTGACATTCAAGAAGTTTTCATGGGCAATGTTTTGTCCGCTAACCTTGGTCAGAATCCTGCTCGTCAATGTGCTTTGGGTGCGGGATTGAATGTTGACACCGTTTGTACCACTGTTAACAAGGTTTGTGCTTCAGGTATGAAGGCCGCTATCCTTGGTACTCAGGCCATCATGACTGGCAATGCAGACATCGTGGTCGTTGGTGGCGCTGAAAGCATGTCAAATGTTCCTTACTACGCTACTAAGAACCGTTTCGGTTCCAAATTTGGTAACGTCGAGCTTGTTGATGGTCTTCTCCGTGATGGCTTATCGGATGCTTATGATGGTCTTCCTATGGGTAACGCTGCTGAACTTTGTGCTGAAGAGTACAAGGTTGATCGTGCTGCTCAAGATGAATTTGCCATTTCTTCTTACAAACGCGCTCAAGCCGCTCAGGCCTCTTCTGCTTTTGATAACGAAATTGTACCTGTCGAGGTCTTTGGCGGTCGTGGTAAGCCCAACAAGGTCATTTCTGAAGATGAGGAACCCAAGAACTTGAATGAAGACAAGCTGAAGTCTACTCGTCCTGTCTTTAAGGCTGATGGTACAGTTACTGCCGCCAACGCTTCCTCTTTGAATGATGGTGCTAGCGCTATGGTTTTGGTCTCTGGTACCAAGCTCAAAGAATTGGGATTAAAGCCTATAGCCAAGGTTCTTGGTTGGGGTGAGGCTGCTCAAAATTCCGACCGCTTTACTACCTCCCCTAGTCTTGCCATCCCCAAAGCTTTGAAGCATGCCAATGTTGAGTCGTCTCAAGTCGAATATTATGAAATTAATGAAGCTTTTAGTGTTGTCGGTGTTGCCAACACAAAGATTTTGAGTTTGAACCCTGAGCATGTCAACATCTTCGGCGGTGGTGTTTCTTTGGGTCATCCTTTGGGAAGCAGTGGTTCTCGAATCATTGTCACTTTGTCGAATGTGTTGGCTCAAAAGAACGCCAAGATTGGTGTTGCTGCTGTCTGCAAtggtggtggtggtgcttcttcatttgtGATCGAGCGCGTTTAA
- the cwf10 gene encoding U5 snRNP GTPase subunit Cwf10 yields the protein MDEDLYDEFGNYIGPENEDEELDEIPQVPSPSIAQVPSFEAEMEEEDLEDVERVEKMALNLAEPQNAVVLHEDKQYYPSAEEVYGPEVDVVVQEQDTQPLTQPVIDPIRQKRVAIETSNVPETVYKKEFLYDLLSQTDDVRTFIIAGHLHHGKTALLDLLVYYTHPGTKSPKRRSLRYTDTHYLERQRVMSIKSTPLTLAVQNIQGKSYAFQCLDTPGHVDFVDEIASPMAVADGVVIVVDVIEGVMINTTRAIRHAIIHDMPVVLVLNKVDRLVLELRLPPNDAYHKLRHVIDEVNDSICQVSMDSKHRVSPELGNVCFASFDLGYCFTLASFAKLYMDKNGKIDLDDFSKRLWGDIYYDKETRKFTKLSTGIRSFVYFILEPLYKLHTLSISDEQEKLKRQLRSLNIFLKPKDFLLEPKPFLQLVCASFFGFPTGLVESIVRNIPCPRENANRKANQYYTGPLNSSIGNSLTTMNREESTMIAHVTKLYNTVDASNFYALARIYTGKVRKGQKVQVLGENYSIEDEEDMAKAYIEEICLPGGRYRVPIEEATAGMLVLLAGVDNSISKTATIVSEGVQDDLYIFRPIAHMSESVFKVAVEPYNPSELPKMLDGLRKINKSYPLAITKVEESGEHTIFGTAELYMDCLLYDLRVLYSEIEIRVSDPVARFCETVVDVSSLKCFAETPNRKNRLSMIVEPLEKGIAFDIENGHVKINWPQKRISEYFQREHDWDLLASRSVWAFGPDDRGTNILRDDTLEMDVNKKTLGQVKEFIKQGFQWGTREGPLCDETIRNANFRIMDAVLAQEPIYRGGGQIIPVARRVCYSSFLTASPRLMEPVYTIEVHTPADCLPVIYDLLMRRRGHVLQDVPRPGSPLYIVKALIPVIDSCGFETDLRVHTQGQAMCQQVFDHWEIVPGDPLDKSIKPRPLETARGAELARDFLVKTRRRKGLSEDVAITRYFDQEMIDSLKDADIVLSL from the exons ATGGACGAGGATTTATATGATGA ATTTGGCAATTACATAGGGCCTGAAAACGAAGACGAGGAACTGGATGAAATACCTCAAGTTCCCAGTCCTTCGATTGCTCAAGTGCCTAGCTTTGAAGctgaaatggaagaagaggacTTGGAAGATGTTGAGCGCGTTGAAAAGATGGCGCTTAATCTCGCTGAACCTCAAAATGCCGTCGTACTGCATGAGGACAAGCAGTATTATCCTAGTGCTGAAGAAGTTTATGGCCCTGAGGTTGATGTTGTCGTGCAAGAACAAGATACTCAACCACTCACACAACCCGTTATTGACCCAATTCGTCAGAAACGGGTTGCTATCGAAACGAGCAATGTGCCGGAAACGGTCTATAAAAAAGA GTTTTTATACGATCTTTTAAGCCAGACTGATGATGTGCGGACCTTTATCATTGCTGGTCATCTTCATCATGGCAAAACCGCATTATTAGACTTACTCGTATATTACACGCACCCTGGCACCAAATCACCTAAGCGAAGGTCTCTTCGCTACACCGATACACACTACCTTGAACGTCAAAGGGTTATGTCTATTAAGAGTACCCCATTGACTCTAGCGGTGCAAAATATACAAGGAAAGTCCTATGCGTTCCAGTGCCTAGATACCCCAGGTCATGTTGACTTTGTCGATGAGATAGCTTCTCCAATGGCAGTTGCTGATGGCGTCGTTATTGTCGTTGATGTTATCGAAGGG GTTATGATTAATACCACAAGAGCTATACGACATGCTATCATTCACGATATGCCAGTTGTATTAGTTTTAAATAAAGTGGATAGACTTGTTTTAGAACTTCGTCTTCCTCCCAATGATGCATATCACAAGTTACGACATGTTATAGATGAAGTTAATGACAGCATTTGTCAAGTTAGCATGGATTCCAAACACCGAGTTTCTCCCGAACTCGGTAATGTCTGTTTCGCCTCGTTTGATTTGGGATATTGCTTTACTCTTGCCAGTTTCGCTAAACTGTACATGGacaaaaatggaaaaatagatcttgatgatttttcaaaacgGTTGTGGGGCGATATTTATTATGATAAAGAAACCAGAAAATTCACTAAACTTTCGACTGGCATTAGGAGCTTTGTGTACTTTATTTTAGAGCCTTTGTATAAACTTCACACACTTAGTATATCCGATGAACAGGAGAAATTAAAACGGCAATTACGttctttgaatatttttttgaaaccaaAAGACTTTTTACTTGAACCTAAACCATTTTTGCAACTTGTTTGCGCTTCGTTTTTTGGGTTTCCGACTGGTTTGGTTGAATCTATTGTGCGAAATATCCCTTGCCCTCGAGAAAATGCTAACCGTAAAGCAAATCAATATTACACAGGCCCTTTAAATTCATCGATTGGTAATTCTTTAACGACTATGAATCGTGAAGAATCAACCATGATTGCTCATGTCACGAAGCTGTATAATACTGTTGATGCAAGCAATTTTTATGCTCTCGCGCGTATTTATACAGGAAAAGTTAGAAAAGGACAAAAAGTTCAGGTTTTGGGAGAAAATTATTCCATTGAAGACGAAGAGGATATGGCGAAAGCgtatattgaagaaatctGTTTGCCCGGTGGAAGATATCGCGTGCCCATCGAAGAAGCAACTGCTGGGATGCTTGTCCTTTTGGCAGGAGTAGATAATTCCATTAGCAAAACGGCTACAATTGTATCGGAAGGAGTTCAAGATGATTTATACATATTTAGACCGATTGCACACATGTCAGAAAGTGTTTTTAAAGTTGCAGTGGAACCTTATAATCCGTCCGAATTACCAAAAATGCTTGATGGACTtagaaaaatcaataagAGCTACCCTCTTGCAATTACAAAGGTAGAAGAATCTGGTGAACATACCATATTTGGAACTGCTGAACTGTATATGGATTGCCTTTTGTACGATTTACGGGTTTTGTATTCTGAAATAGAAATTCGTGTTTCCGATCCAGTTGCTCGTTTCTGTGAGACGGTAGTTGATGTTTCGAGCTTGAAATGCTTTGCTGAGACTccaaatagaaaaaataggTTATCAATGATTGTTGAACCtttagaaaaaggaatcgCATTCGATATCGAGAACGGTCATGTGAAAATAAACTGGCCTCAAAAACGTATTAGCGAATATTTCCAACGTGAACATGATTGGGATCTCTTAGCATCTCGATCTGTATGGGCTTTCGGACCTGATGATCGGGGTACTAACATATTGCGCGACGATACCCTGGAAATGGATGTCAACAAAAAGACACTGGGTCAGGTGAAAGAATTCATCAAACAAGGATTTCAATGGGGAACGAGAGAAGGACCTTTGTGCGATGAAACTATCCGTAATGCGAACTTTCGAATTATGGATGCCGTTTTAGCTCAGGAACCAATTTATCGAGGTGGAGGTCAAATCATTCCTGTGGCTCGAAGAGTCTGTTACTCATCATTTTTAACTGCCTCACCAAGGCTGATGGAGCCTGTCTATACGATCGAAGTACATACGCCTGCTGACTGCTTACCAGTTATTTATGATCTTTTAATGCGCCGTCGTGGACATGTACTACAAGATGTACCCCGACCAGGGTCTCCTCTGTATATAGTTAAGGCTTTAATACCTGTTATTGATTCTTGTGGGTTTGAAACAGATTTGAGAGTTCACACTCAAGGCCAAGCTATGTGTCAGCAAGTGTTTGACCATTGGGAAATTGTACCTGGGGATCCATTGGATAAATCAATTAAACCTAGGCCTTTAGAAACTGCTAGAGGAGCTGAATTAGCAAGGGACTTTTTGGTAAAGACACGCAGAAGAAAGGGTCTTTCAGAGGATGTGGCTATTACTAGGTATTTCGACCAGGAAATGATTGATTCACTTAAAGACGCAGATATTGTCCTCTCGctttaa
- a CDS encoding nucleolar RNA-binding protein, LYAR-like protein, implicated in rRNA processing produces MVSFCCEVCQDIIKKPKLDQHRSRCQGAYFTCIDCNTTFQGTDYRSHSSCMTEAQRYQKGLYRPTKKELKKKNQENGTTNGNASTGKAKETPEESEKEQSSSPAKKRSTSPDDSGEEKGNKKKKSSSKDKKTSPIEQMLTLCEKDDNESLYKLVKKHNKNASKEETLEAKDVLKQLKVSKGANGVYMLKAGSTD; encoded by the exons atggtttCCTTTTGCTGTGAAG TTTGTCAAGATATTATCAAGAAGCCAAAACTTGATCAACATCGTTCTCGTTGCCAAGGAGCATATTTTACTTGCATTGATTGCAATACGACTTTTCAAGGGACCGATTATCGTTCTCATTCGTCTTGCATGACAGAGGCACAACGGTATCAGAAGGGTCTTTACCGTCctacaaagaaagaattgaagaagaagaatcagGAGAATGGAACTACCAACGGGAATGCTTCTACTGGCAAAGCCAAAGAAACACCAGAAGAATCCGAGAAGGAGCAAAGTTCTTCTCCTGCCAAAAAGCGTTCCACTTCTCCTGACGATTctggagaagaaaaaggcaacaagaaaaagaagtcGTCTTccaaagacaaaaagacATCTCCGATCGAGCAGATGCTTACCTTGTGCGAAAAGGATGACAACGAGTCTCTTTACAAGCTTGTGAAGAAACACAACAAAAACGCTTCCAAGGAGGAAACTTTGGAAGCCAAGGATGTTTTGAAGCAACTCAAGGTATCCAAAGGTGCCAATGGCGTTTACATGCTTAAGGCTGGATCTACAGATTAA
- the pdp2 gene encoding PWWP domain protein Pdp2, whose translation MEAISEKDAQKMNVETPEEKTAVAEDKKETPNQVSEENPEESESKEVEDAQEKKEDDSKPQEEAEVEPEEAPEQNGTSTDKKESTADEEEHKENDPAETAEDSKSSENEQENSSENLKEDESTEIQKSEDIPKSAAKNGAKQKGGEKPNVEYKSGMRVLTKLAGFPWWPSMIITEDKMTSVALKSKPKRAENYHPVIFFPNKEYLWASPDALSPLTEDAISEYLEKPKPKTAGLIKAYKVAQATKSLDDVSPPPSDVEESEEESEDEGQEESEASVEEEEEEETKRPSRASARRGNNKGAKKSVSFDPSLDASSKKSSSTEAASPSAKRTRASPRKGSQQVKKADAPAKKKAKKNEEKDEEEEEEEEEKKEEEKPEVNEEEAAERTFKSREQSLLFLRHKLQGSLLAPNADLSKQNYDIIHGYLEKLSTFQGLDATLVQKTKIAVVVKKICTLTDFPADQEEPVKKICHELLEEKWKPIMQAISQQKQSPGESKSETPEPAAEQAEETKSVENTDTEEKKEETEESKEPSQVLSEKRESEPESKEESEPEASESKDTPMTDASPSTEAPSTEASAPTDSQKPTEEQKEPSV comes from the coding sequence ATGGAAGCAATTTCTGAGAAAGATGcacaaaaaatgaatgtaGAAACTCCAGAAGAGAAGACTGCAGTAGctgaagacaaaaaagaaacaccAAATCAAGTTTCTGAAGAAAACCCAGAGGAATCAGAATCGAAGGAGGTTGAGGATGCtcaggaaaagaaagaggatGATTCTAAACCTCAGGAAGAAGCTGAAGTGGAACCTGAAGAAGCTCCTGAGCAAAATGGTACATCTACTgacaaaaaggaatcaaCGGCTGATGAGGAAGAacataaagaaaacgaCCCCGCTGAAACAGCAGAGGATTCCAAATCATCAGAGAATGAGCAAGAGAATTCCTCtgaaaatttaaaagaagatgaatcAACCGAGATACAAAAGTCTGAAGATATTCCCAAGTCGGCAGCAAAAAATGgtgcaaagcaaaaaggtGGAGAAAAACCAAACGTAGAATATAAATCCGGTATGCGTGTATTAACTAAGCTTGCTGGTTTCCCCTGGTGGCCAAGTATGATCATTACAGAAGACAAAATGACTTCTGTAGCTTTAAAGAGCAAACCTAAGCGCGCTGAAAACTACCACCCTGTAATTTTCTTCCCTAATAAAGAGTATTTATGGGCCAGTCCTGATGCTTTATCTCCCTTAACAGAAGATGCCATTTCTGAATATCTTGAAAAGCCTAAACCCAAGACTGCTGGTTTAATTAAAGCTTATAAAGTCGCTCAGGCTACTAAGAGTTTAGACGATGTTTCTCCTCCTCCCTCTGACGTCGAAGAATCTGAAGAGGAATCTGAGGACGAAggacaagaagaatctgaaGCTTCTgtcgaagaagaagaggaagaagaaacgaagCGGCCGAGTCGAGCCAGCGCTAGACGGGGAAATAATAAAGGTGCTAAAAAGTCTGTGTCCTTTGATCCTTCATTGGACGCTTCTAGTAAAAAGTCCTCTTCTACGGAAGCTGCATCACCTAGTGCTAAGAGAACTCGAGCTTCTCCTCGAAAAGGATCCCAGCAGGTGAAGAAAGCGGATGCTCctgcaaagaagaaggctaaaaaaaatgaagaaaaggatgaagaggaggaggaggaagaggaggagaaaaaagaagaagaaaaacctGAAGTAAATGAGGAGGAAGCGGCTGAGCGTACTTTCAAATCCAGGGAACAAtctttgttgtttcttcGTCACAAATTGCAAGGTAGCCTTTTGGCACCAAATGCGGACTTGTCCAAGCAAAATTACGATATTATTCATGGATatcttgaaaagctttctaCATTTCAGGGATTGGATGCTACGCTAGTCCAGAAGACTAAAATTGCGGTTGTTGTGAAGAAAATTTGTACTTTGACGGATTTCCCCGCTGATCAAGAAGAACCTGTAAAGAAGATTTGTCATGAACTTCTTGAggaaaaatggaaaccCATCATGCAAGCCATATCTCAGCAAAAGCAATCGCCTGGCGAATCCAAATCTGAGACACCAGAACCAGCAGCTGAACAAGCTGAGGAAACAAAATCGGTTGAAAACACCGATacggaagaaaagaaggaagagaCGGAAGAATCGAAGGAGCCTTCCCAAGTTCTAAGTGAAAAGAGGGAAAGTGAGCCCGAATCGAAAGAAGAGTCAGAACCAGAAGCCTCGGAATCAAAAGATACACCCATGACGGATGCTTCACCTTCTACGGAAGCACCTTCGACTGAAGCATCCGCTCCAACTGATTCTCAAAAGCCGACCGAGGAACAGAAAGAGCCTTCAGTTTAA